AATGCAGCTTCACCCACCACAGGAACCCCGTGTCCTTGAGCACGTCCATGGCCTCCATCTTGTGCTCGTTGCCCATGATGAAAACCTTGAACAGGTTGTCCTTGGGGCCAAAGATTTCGGTGCCGTATTCGGGCTGCTCACGCATCGGTACCAACATCTCCGACAGCTTgttcgtcatcatcggccgCAGAGCAAGCGCCGCCTTGTGGACAGGGCCGGCGTTCCTGTCCACATATTtagcctcgagctcggcgagcctCCTCTCAAGGGCTTCGGCCGAGGCACGGAACTTTGCAAATATGGTGTGGTGCACATCGGTAGAGTCGGATTCGCCGTCCAGGTCTTGGCCCATGAGGGCGGCCTCAAAGGCCCGTCCGTCAGAACTGTTGTCCTTTTCCAGCTTGAACTTGAAGATTTCGTTGACCATGATGACAAAGGCCATCTCGGTCGGCCCGTCACGCGGACGCACAGGCTCTGTCATTCCGGCATAGATGTCGGAATCGCTCAAATTCTGAGGCAATTGTGTGTTCCAGGTACTTGGAGGTATGGACTGGGTGAGCCCCGACATCATGGCGTACTTGGAGTCCTGGATGACGAGCTGCGACcagatgcgccgccgcatttCCGTCTCGAAAGGGTCGAGTCCGAGGGTCTCACCATCGCGGTGGTAGCCCATCTTCTGAGCGATGcggacgacggtgccgcAGAGAATCCAGGCGGCGTGTCGGTCATACCGTCCTTGTAGTGATTGCTGAGAGCGTTAGCGGCACCTCTGCAGAGACGTGGTCAAGGACTGTGCTCACCAGGAATAGCACAAGGGCCTGCAGGGCAGTCATGTTGTAATTCTTGAGGAAATTCAACCTCATTAGCGCCCCTTTGAAGCCGGCAGTGAATTTTTGCATCGCCGCCTCTCGCGAAATGCCAAGGGTCTGTATGCATTCTGAATCTGTGAGGGAgaaggcggccatggtgtaTATGGAAAAAAGAAGGGCCTGGGCGTGAAAGGGAATATTGGCCATGTTGGTCGCCGCTTCCATGGCAATAGGCTGCACTGTTGGGACGTGGATGACTTTTGTGAGAGGGTTCACCCGTTCCAGGAAAAGCTGCCATAGCTTGAGGCTGTGGACGGGTTCCGGAGTGAGCTCATCGATGCTGGTGGACACGTCGCTCTGGAAGAAGAGGTCTGTGTTGTTGTCGGGAGTCAACTCCTCGGAGCCGAGTATGCTGGAATCTTCGGGGTCTTCTGTCTCGACAATGTCGCGCATGGCTTGGAGCTAGGGTCCGTTAGCATGCGCCACGGCGCACGAAGCAGTGTGGCGGGACGTACCTCCTCAGATATGCTGGCCCAAATGAAGCTGTCCATGAACCGGGGGCCGTTGTCCTCGTTGACCAGCTGACAGGCCGGTGCCCAGCTCTGCTGCGTGTCGGTGCTCATCGGCGTCGTGTCCGAGGGCTCCGGCTTGACCTGGTTTTCCGGGGGGGACTgctccgtcggcggcggggcagcgccggcatattgcttgagcagctcctcgcaTCGCGCGAGACGCTCCTGGAGATCCTGGttcggacggcggcgcttgcgggccggagcgggcgtgctgggcgTGCAGGTGACGTTGGCCTGAGGCGAAGCTGTCAGTCAAGGAAATATGCGGTGGCATgatggcgggggaggggcatcGCATGGcggggatgggatggggcAGAAGAGGCGACCCGCCGTCGCGACAAGGACGGGGACCACGAACCTTGACGCAGTTTGCGCATGGGAAATTCCGATCGCATTTGATCTTGCGATGCTGACACAAGACGCAGGCGAGCACGCGGGCGTGCCTGTGAGGGGcagccgaggcggcgtgTGACGACATGTTGGGGTGCGCggacgcccagcgcctcaCATGGGAGCGTCagggtcgacgacgggtggCCAAGATCCCGCTGAGGATTGGATCGGCGTCGCACAAGGCAGAGATACCGtgaggtgcgcgcgcgggggcggcgtcgtcgttggcagTTGAGGAATCGTCGGGATCGCGGTTAGGCGAGGCCACCAAGGCACGAGTTCGGCTCCGTCGGCGGGGTGGCACGGGTTGTTTAATGGGCAGTGCGCGATGCTGCCTGGCGTCGGTTTGATCCGCTAGTCAGGGGACAAGCGACGGAGCGAGTGCGGGAGCGGGAACAGGCGTGGAATGAAGAAGTTGGTTGCCTGATGACGATGGAAGCTGGGGGGGGTCGCGGTGGTTTTCACGTGGAGGGGCGCGGTCGGCAGCAGGCACTACTTGTACAAGGCAGTGATGGCTGCTCCGCTGCGGGCAAACAAcctttggggggggggggacggacgTCAGCGCGAACAGCACACTTATCGTTGGTACTAACGTAGTAGTGGAGTTGGAGGGCCGATTCGCCAGAACGGCTCGCTGCAGACGGGACGCTAGGGATGAGCGCGCGCACAGAGCCCTGGGTCAGTGGTGGGAACCTTGTCCCCCACCGCCAGCAGAAACGGAAGCAGCAAGCTCCGACTGTGCTACACACAACCTCCAGGGCTTCCCCGTCACAGCGCTAGGCTGCCGGAGTAGGCAAGGTACCTGACTGATCTGAGGGATTGAAGACGCGGCGTCACCGCGGGCAGTGGAGAGAGGGATTGGAAACACACCGAACCCAGTGGAGCGCGCGCGGCATGCATCTCAGGTAGTGCAGTTGCATCAGGCGTCCGACGAACGTTGCCTAGAGCGGGCGGCTatggagagggagaggggggggttgggAATTGGCACTTacgcggcagcagcgcctgtcAAGCAAGGGTTTGCTTAGGTGGAAGGTTTCCCAGCAAGTATGAAAGCTTTGATGGAGCCTCCacgacaggcaggcagacgggcaggcagggttCGCGGGTTTGAGGCAGCAAGATTATCAAACCAAAAAAGGACAGACAACGGCTGGAACGATCAAGGCAACGATGACGActgctgcggccggcggACTGGGACGGTGTGGCGCCTGCGGACGAGACTGCGGAGTTGTTTTATCAGTGGCGGAGCAGCAACCACGCCAGAACCTACAAGGCAAATGGCGGTGCCGGCAGCGGACGATGGCGCCAAAGCCAGCAAAGTCGCTTTTTGTTTGGTGCTGTTTGATGAACGTGTATCGTTGGGGCCAGCCGGCAGGCAAcaacgaaaaaaaaaaaaaaaaaaaaaaaaaaaactgGGAGAGTAGGAGAAGAAGATACCTCGCGGAGGTAGATGAGCCTTCGCAAAAACGTGGTTCAACGGGAGAGGTGGTGCTGATAGGCGTCGACCAACGTTTTGGTTAGGCGACAGGCAGCCTCAAGCATCAAACCGTCGACCGTGTCCTCTTTGGGCTGGCAGTCAATTCGTTTCTGACTCTTCCTCGCGGGCGGACAGCACAGCGGGAGCGATACCCGAGCTGAagaatggatggatggatggctcgTCGCAAGCTGCTGCACACGTGTGTGTGGTCGCGACAGGGGCATCAAATAAAAAGGACCACGAggactacgtacgtacgtacgtacggaGCACGCACTCCATACCCCATATACAGAACAGATGCGTTGGCTATACGTGACGTATGTACCTACCATGAGCGGCGAGAATACATGTATACTGGACGTATCCTCAATCAACGAGTTATTATcagatggctggctggctggcaacCCTGATAattccgccgccgccgatcgCCCGCCTTCGCCCTGCGCGTGCGGGAGTCACGATGACAGGTCCGCCAGAGGCTGGCTCCGCTGACGTACGTGGTAGTGGGAGGAAGTGCAGCAGcctcctttttttttggtcactctcacacactctctctgtCCTTTCTCGACCTTCGCgcgtgtcgtcgtctcccgGATGGCAGCGAGTCCAAGGCACCAACAAAGATGggacaggcgggcggcgtcggcgacggcggcggacggagGGCAGGCCGCCGTGGCGTCCACTTGTGCATGGCCAGAATACGTTCGGATCCCATCTCGTCGTGCATAACCAGCCCTGCCTGGAGCCGTGTCCATCCGGTTCGTgcgcgccccgccgccgccccctgccctgcccgagagctcccctcccccccccccccagagGGGCCGCgacccgccggcggcgtgatgactcgacgggcggcgcgcgggcttGAATCCTACAGAGGGTCGTACGTagcactcactcactgtCTTGGAACCCTGGGAGGGcaacccagcccagcccagcccagcccagcatcaGGTAAGGTACCGTCCACACCCGCGTTACCAGTCCCGTCCTTTTCTTCCCGGCTGCAATTCGTGGGCTGGGCGCGTGACCACGGATGACTCCTTGTGAGTCTTTTCTTGTTTCGGGAGCGACCCTCGTTTAGAGtgcgagccagccagccaggcttgccaggcTACTGCTACTATTTCCTTCTAATTGTTGTTTCTTTTTTCGCGTGTCTCTCCGATTCCAGCATTTTCCGGCTTACAGTCGCAATTCGCGCGTGTCGATCGGGTCCGGATGTTTTAGATGCCTGCCGAGGAGGGGGTCGTGGCgctttcttttttttcctttgtTTGGTTCTTTGGTTCTCTCACGACGTCGACGTTTTGACTGACCCTGGGCAAGGCAACCGGCCGGTGGGTAGGTTCGGTGGGATTGACGACAGCCGTGGtggcgggtgggtgggtaGTAACTTCCAGTCCGCGCCCGTTGTTGTGTTACTACCCAACAAGGTGAAGGTGGTATGGACCAAAGTTTGTAGGAAGGTACTGTAGCACAGGCAAGGTACGGAGTAGTAGTAGGGGTCGTGGGATAACTGCCGGTCTCGCAAACACGTATTCCTCGGATATGCAGGTGATTGAACGAAGCGTTTCTGCAGGgcacgcgggcgggcgggcacttTGCAGCTGCAATTCGCCTTGCCCGGCTGACCGACGTAACCACAGTCTCTGTTTTCTCACGCTCCAGAGAGGAAAGTCCCAGTTGCCGTGCTGCACGTAATCTAATCATGAACAGAGAGTCAACGCCGCCTCACCCTCCCGAGACACTTACGCCACCGCATCAACACGACCCTTCGTCTGCGTccgcaccgcgcccgcccccctccatGTCCCTCCCGAGCTCGAAGTTGCCTGTGATCCGCCACTGCACTGCCGGCGCGGACCGCTGTTGGGTTCACCGTCGTCCGCACCGCTGAGGCCCttcgacgcccagctcgaaGCAGGCCTTCTTCACCTTGGCACTCTCTCACGCTCTCTCTCAGCGAACGCGACTAGCACTTCTCAAGTTCGTTTCCATTGAGAACATGGTACTAGTACAGCAACATCTGGTCGGGCTCGCTCACCCCTGAGGGTAATCAAGGCCGCGCTAGACAAGGCGCCAATACGCCGAGGCCGAACGCCTCATCCCCGAAGCCGAAAAGGACTTTGTGATTCGGGCCCGGGGGCGGCTGCTTCCACATTAAGGGATTCGCCACCCGACGAGACGCTGACCGACGTCCCTGTCGGACCCGAGAAGGCGAAAAGATCGATGGTGAGATTGTGTTCCGCCACGCCAACAACATCGCAACGGACGGCATCTACCTGTGCACGCGCACGTTACCCCTGGGACTACCTAGGTACGCGATGGACGGACAAGGTAGCCCGAGGCGTGCGCATAGAACTGCACGTAGAACTGCGCACGACCCGAATGCCCGCCATGTATCCTTGCCAAAAAGGAATCCCTCCGCGGTGAATTAGTCCCCTACCAAAGCGGCAATTGACGCGCCCGAATCGGCTGGGAGCTCCCACGGGACATGCGCGGGAGGAAACCTGTATGGAAAGGGATGGCCAGACCTGGAGCTACATGGTCGGCGAGCTGTTTAACACCCAGGAAATCATCGCTCGGGACGCCTGGAGAAGTGACTCAAGGTAGGAATGGGGAAGTAGATGACGCGTTCATGAAGCGGGATAGAAATCGTACGTGGATGTATCATTTCGAATATCCTAAAAGGGCATCCCTTGTCATCTTCTACTTCGTTAACAGCAGCTCGGCATTCTTAGGAAGGCCTAAAAGAAGCTGGCTGGATCTATATGAGAGAACGGGTATCGGTGACCCGGCTACATGGATATCGGTATGAAATGGCCTCAAAACAAGGACCCAATATCAGGGCTCGATGGTGGTGTCGCCCCTCCAGAATCATCCCCTCTCGTCCT
The genomic region above belongs to Purpureocillium takamizusanense chromosome 5, complete sequence and contains:
- a CDS encoding uncharacterized protein (EggNog:ENOG503P17T~COG:K); its protein translation is MSSHAASAAPHRHARVLACVLCQHRKIKCDRNFPCANCVKANVTCTPSTPAPARKRRRPNQDLQERLARCEELLKQYAGAAPPPTEQSPPENQVKPEPSDTTPMSTDTQQSWAPACQLVNEDNGPRFMDSFIWASISEELQAMRDIVETEDPEDSSILGSEELTPDNNTDLFFQSDVSTSIDELTPEPVHSLKLWQLFLERVNPLTKVIHVPTVQPIAMEAATNMANIPFHAQALLFSIYTMAAFSLTDSECIQTLGISREAAMQKFTAGFKGALMRLNFLKNYNMTALQALVLFLQSLQGRYDRHAAWILCGTVVRIAQKMGYHRDGETLGLDPFETEMRRRIWSQLVIQDSKYAMMSGLTQSIPPSTWNTQLPQNLSDSDIYAGMTEPVRPRDGPTEMAFVIMVNEIFKFKLEKDNSSDGRAFEAALMGQDLDGESDSTDVHHTIFAKFRASAEALERRLAELEAKYVDRNAGPVHKAALALRPMMTNKLSEMLVPMREQPEYGTEIFGPKDNLFKVFIMGNEHKMEAMDVLKDTGFLWWVKLHFQVDVLALMIAQLCRRPTGSLADRGWAVLERVYDYHEELYDMTQKQNLVQVQYVLKAWKIREQAYARAGRAIQAPPFILQLRDMLPSHEPRSSTNSSATPPMASQPPMQHAQQPKAEQAMGFQPANDLDPFMSGYLDMSTLDWGVFGDMIPSGGDQLSAAMFSGLGLGNTPMEGMSVVDNMGNPSHF